A stretch of the Sorangium aterium genome encodes the following:
- a CDS encoding MFS transporter: protein MGASPPHAPRGAVTLSLCFLIALLEGFDIQAIGVAAPLLIPALGLTPGQAGVVFGAGMVGLVCGALAGGWMADRMGRKPLLMMAVGVFGLFTLATVVAGGPLSLGVYRLLAGAGLGAAMPTLVAVALEIAPPDRRTRTTTLMFSGMPAGGALAALFAAGFLARFGWHSIFLAGGVLPLLLLPAIALLMPDSRTAAAGGAQQQGGGQALFGHGRLLVTLLAWFTFGLTLLVLYLLLNWLPSLVAAKGLGGKGGAGAAFAFNAGSVVGCWVIGLLVDRFGPRVPIIAAYPALALALFGLAGANSLLPVLALAGLAGFFLLGAQYSLYGVIPLYYPARARGLATGASIAAGRLGSIGGPLVAGHLLGQGWGPAGVAMAMVPVVLSAGVAAAVMTIRGRYAGD from the coding sequence ATGGGCGCATCGCCCCCTCACGCGCCGCGCGGCGCCGTCACGCTGTCGCTGTGCTTCTTGATCGCGCTGCTGGAAGGGTTCGACATCCAGGCCATCGGCGTGGCCGCCCCCCTGCTGATCCCCGCCCTGGGCCTGACGCCCGGGCAGGCGGGCGTCGTGTTCGGGGCCGGCATGGTCGGGCTGGTCTGCGGCGCGCTGGCCGGCGGCTGGATGGCGGACCGCATGGGCCGCAAGCCGCTGCTGATGATGGCCGTCGGCGTGTTCGGCCTGTTCACGCTGGCCACCGTCGTGGCGGGTGGACCGCTGTCGCTCGGCGTCTACCGGCTCCTGGCCGGGGCAGGCCTGGGGGCGGCGATGCCCACCCTGGTGGCCGTCGCCCTGGAAATCGCCCCGCCCGATCGGCGGACCCGCACCACCACCTTGATGTTCAGCGGCATGCCGGCCGGCGGCGCGCTGGCGGCGCTGTTCGCGGCCGGCTTCCTGGCACGGTTCGGCTGGCACAGCATCTTCCTGGCCGGCGGCGTGCTGCCGCTGCTGCTGCTGCCCGCCATCGCGCTCCTGATGCCCGACAGCCGCACGGCGGCGGCCGGCGGCGCCCAGCAGCAGGGCGGGGGGCAGGCGCTGTTCGGCCATGGCCGGCTGCTGGTCACGCTGCTGGCCTGGTTCACCTTCGGCCTGACGCTGCTCGTGCTGTATCTGCTGCTCAACTGGCTGCCATCGCTGGTGGCGGCCAAGGGCCTGGGCGGAAAGGGGGGTGCTGGCGCCGCCTTCGCGTTCAATGCCGGCAGCGTCGTCGGCTGCTGGGTCATCGGATTGCTGGTGGACCGGTTCGGGCCGCGCGTTCCCATCATCGCGGCCTATCCCGCCCTGGCCCTGGCGCTGTTCGGGCTGGCGGGGGCCAACAGCCTGCTTCCGGTGCTGGCGCTGGCCGGCCTGGCGGGCTTCTTCTTGCTGGGCGCGCAATATTCGCTCTATGGCGTCATCCCGCTCTATTACCCGGCGCGGGCGCGCGGGCTGGCCACCGGCGCCTCCATCGCCGCCGGCCGGCTGGGCTCCATCGGCGGGCCGCTGGTGGCGGGCCACCTGCTGGGCCAGGGCTGGGGCCCTGCCGGCGTGGCCATGGCCATGGTGCCGGTGGTGCTGTCGGCCGGGGTTGCCGCGGCGGTGATGACCATTCGCGGACGCTACGCAGGTGATTGA
- a CDS encoding flavin-dependent oxidoreductase, translated as MQVIVAGAGIGGLAAALALHAGGHEVTVFEAVPTILPLGVGINLLPHAGEVLDELGLVEALMAHGVATRELVYFNRFGQRIWGEPRGRFAGHAAPQISLHRGALQGVLFDAAVERLGPDRVICDRRLLDHDEGEGRIAARFLNREGVACKVSADLLICADGIHSAARAGLYPDEGPPVYGGRILWRATSVAAPFLTGASMIMAGHQDQKFVAYPISPPGPDGRQTINWIAELTVAESLRREDWNRRGDPADFLPRFEAWRFDWLDVPGLIRGAEAIYEFPLVDRDPLPRWSHGRMTLLGDAAHPMYPIGSNGASQAILDARALVRALAAHADPVEALAAYEAERLPATAAIVAANRGNGPEQCMQMAQDRAPDGFDRIEDVFAPGELEAIAARYKVLTGLKRASEPRA; from the coding sequence ATGCAGGTAATCGTCGCGGGCGCCGGGATCGGCGGCCTGGCCGCAGCTCTGGCGTTACACGCCGGGGGCCATGAGGTGACGGTGTTCGAGGCCGTGCCTACCATCCTGCCGCTCGGGGTCGGCATCAACCTCCTGCCGCACGCCGGCGAGGTGCTGGACGAGCTGGGCCTGGTCGAGGCCTTGATGGCCCACGGGGTGGCGACCCGCGAGCTTGTCTATTTCAACCGCTTCGGCCAGCGCATCTGGGGCGAGCCGCGCGGCCGCTTCGCCGGTCACGCCGCGCCGCAGATCTCCCTGCACCGCGGCGCTCTGCAGGGCGTGCTGTTCGACGCCGCCGTCGAGCGGCTGGGCCCCGACCGGGTGATCTGCGACCGGCGCCTCCTGGACCACGACGAGGGCGAGGGCCGCATCGCGGCGCGCTTCCTCAACCGCGAGGGCGTGGCCTGCAAGGTGTCCGCCGATCTCCTGATCTGCGCCGACGGCATCCATTCGGCGGCGCGCGCGGGCCTCTATCCGGACGAGGGGCCGCCGGTCTACGGCGGTCGCATCCTGTGGCGGGCGACCAGCGTGGCGGCGCCCTTCCTCACCGGCGCCAGCATGATCATGGCCGGACATCAGGACCAGAAGTTCGTCGCTTATCCCATCTCCCCACCGGGGCCGGACGGCCGCCAGACGATCAACTGGATCGCCGAGCTCACCGTCGCCGAGAGCCTGCGACGGGAGGACTGGAACCGGCGGGGCGATCCTGCCGACTTCCTGCCCAGGTTCGAGGCCTGGCGCTTCGATTGGCTGGATGTGCCCGGCCTGATCCGGGGCGCCGAGGCGATCTACGAGTTCCCGCTGGTCGACCGCGATCCGCTGCCGCGCTGGAGCCATGGGCGCATGACGCTGCTGGGGGACGCCGCTCATCCCATGTACCCGATCGGCTCGAACGGGGCGAGCCAGGCCATCCTGGACGCCCGCGCGCTGGTCCGCGCGCTCGCCGCCCACGCCGATCCGGTGGAAGCGCTGGCCGCGTACGAGGCGGAGCGCCTGCCCGCCACCGCCGCCATCGTCGCGGCCAATCGCGGCAACGGTCCGGAGCAGTGCATGCAGATGGCCCAGGACCGCGCGCCCGACGGATTCGACCGTATCGAGGACGTCTTCGCCCCCGGCGAGCTGGAGGCCATCGCCGCCCGCTACAAGGTGCTGACCGGCCTGAAGCGCGCCTCGGAGCCCCGCGCGTGA
- a CDS encoding homogentisate 1,2-dioxygenase translates to MLDRVVAGIVPPKHHIALRSEAGDLRYEECLTRAGFDGPYTIAYHDRRPHEHRVAEAAHGFTLPVAAAARPLAKRHYRSQDLPRRGGPAVDCRVPLLFNDDAVIGLVQPDAADPVYFANADADELFFIFHGGGVLRTMLGDLRFEQDDYVVIPKGLFYRFLPDAAPQRWLSIEAEDIHLPRKWRNEVGQLRMDAPYSHRDFRRPTFVGPLDEGIRALVVKRGGAFHGFTLERSPLDVVGWDGTVYPFAFPILRFQARVGLVHLPPDWHGTFAARGALVCSFVPRPVDFHPEAIPCPYPHSSVDCDEFLFYCRGNFTSRRGVGPGSISHHPAGVPHGPHPGAYEASLGARETSELAVMLDTIRPLSATAAALAVEDPGYQDSFIAGP, encoded by the coding sequence ATGCTCGATCGCGTCGTCGCCGGGATCGTCCCGCCCAAGCACCACATTGCCCTCCGGAGCGAGGCGGGGGATCTCCGCTACGAGGAGTGCCTGACGCGGGCGGGCTTCGACGGCCCCTACACGATCGCCTACCACGATCGCCGGCCGCACGAGCACCGGGTCGCGGAGGCCGCGCACGGCTTCACGCTGCCGGTCGCCGCGGCGGCGCGCCCGCTCGCCAAGCGGCACTACCGGTCGCAGGATCTGCCGCGGCGGGGCGGGCCCGCTGTCGACTGCCGCGTGCCGCTGCTCTTCAACGACGACGCGGTGATCGGGCTCGTCCAGCCGGACGCGGCCGATCCTGTGTACTTCGCGAACGCCGACGCCGACGAGCTGTTCTTCATCTTCCACGGGGGCGGCGTCCTGCGCACGATGCTCGGCGATCTGCGCTTCGAGCAGGACGACTACGTCGTCATCCCGAAGGGGCTCTTCTACCGCTTCCTCCCGGACGCCGCGCCCCAGCGCTGGCTCTCGATCGAGGCCGAGGACATCCACCTCCCGCGCAAGTGGCGCAACGAGGTCGGCCAGCTGCGGATGGACGCGCCGTACTCGCACCGCGATTTCCGGCGGCCCACGTTCGTCGGCCCTCTCGACGAGGGCATCCGCGCGCTCGTCGTGAAGCGCGGCGGCGCCTTCCACGGCTTCACCCTCGAGCGCTCGCCGCTCGACGTCGTCGGCTGGGACGGGACGGTGTACCCGTTCGCGTTCCCGATCCTGCGCTTCCAGGCGCGCGTCGGGCTCGTGCACCTGCCTCCGGACTGGCACGGGACGTTCGCCGCGCGGGGCGCCCTGGTCTGCAGCTTCGTGCCGCGCCCTGTCGACTTCCACCCGGAGGCGATCCCGTGCCCGTACCCGCACTCGTCGGTCGATTGCGACGAGTTCCTGTTCTACTGCCGCGGCAACTTCACCTCACGCCGCGGCGTCGGCCCCGGCAGCATCTCGCACCACCCCGCCGGCGTCCCGCACGGGCCGCACCCCGGCGCGTACGAGGCGAGCCTCGGGGCCCGCGAGACGAGCGAGCTTGCGGTCATGCTCGACACGATCCGCCCGCTCTCGGCCACCGCGGCCGCGCTCGCGGTGGAGGACCCGGGCTACCAGGACAGCTTCATCGCCGGCCCATGA
- a CDS encoding MarR family winged helix-turn-helix transcriptional regulator encodes MTDFARAAQIIASQCALVRVRRASRALTRLYDESLRAVGLQSTQLTMLAAVATCGDEGVQLSALADGLVMDRTTLTRNLVPLEKAGLLRVARAPDDARVRIISLTRQGERAIEAAFPLWERTQKHVREQLGEGRADALREELGRVVALATRPEKAPAHERTEQKSRQGKRKAK; translated from the coding sequence GTGACTGATTTTGCCCGCGCCGCCCAGATCATCGCGAGCCAGTGCGCCCTCGTGCGCGTCCGCCGCGCGTCGCGCGCGCTGACGCGGCTCTACGACGAGAGCCTGCGCGCGGTGGGGCTCCAGTCGACGCAGCTCACGATGCTCGCCGCGGTCGCGACGTGCGGCGACGAGGGCGTGCAGCTCAGCGCGCTCGCGGACGGGCTCGTCATGGATCGCACGACGCTCACGAGGAACCTCGTGCCGCTCGAGAAGGCGGGCCTGCTCCGCGTGGCGAGGGCGCCCGACGACGCGCGCGTCCGCATCATCTCCCTCACGCGCCAGGGCGAGCGCGCCATCGAGGCGGCGTTCCCGCTGTGGGAGCGGACGCAGAAGCACGTCCGGGAGCAGCTCGGCGAGGGCAGGGCCGACGCGCTCCGCGAGGAGCTCGGCCGCGTCGTGGCCCTGGCCACGCGGCCCGAGAAGGCGCCGGCGCACGAGCGGACCGAGCAAAAGTCGCGGCAGGGCAAGCGCAAGGCGAAGTGA
- a CDS encoding serine/threonine-protein kinase yields MSPPLDPSEVEALFEAALDERHERRRAFLEARCAGRPELLREVWSLLRSDGAQPDGFLKGAAIALPDRDESLSPGARIGRFTVLAKAGQGGMGVVYSAYDAELDRRVALKLIAPGGFDPEDRARLVREAQVMARLSHPNVVPIYEIGEHERGVFVAMEFVDGRTLRDLRGEQPRAWEAALAAGIQAGRGLAAAHQEGLVHRDVKPDNILIGKDGRARIADFGLARLHVEEDRPLSGGGSGAEIPGEDALRAQLTAGSAFMGTPAYMAPEQAERRPATARSDQWSFCATLYEALYGEPPFEGEDVRARLDGARRDLLRPAPAGSKVPARVRGALARGLRARPEERWPRLDDLLSVLADELARSSEFDLTVSRRERIRFGLLIGALGVVMATVGIGRVVPVVRPVDLFAMGCVTALAGLTLLRVFRRPLSKSAVNRRIGHVVKVLLVAMLLHRALAVITDEPVERALATNLLLFATVHATAAPSLPRASWIAAALCAACSAAAAVFPEHAAAIYVTGVLGSLTLAIVVWHRE; encoded by the coding sequence ATGAGCCCGCCCCTTGATCCGAGCGAGGTAGAGGCGCTCTTCGAGGCGGCGCTCGACGAGCGCCACGAGCGCCGCCGGGCGTTCCTGGAGGCCCGGTGCGCGGGCCGCCCTGAGCTCCTCCGGGAGGTGTGGAGCCTGCTCCGGAGCGACGGCGCGCAGCCGGACGGGTTCTTGAAAGGCGCCGCAATCGCCCTCCCGGACCGCGACGAATCGCTGAGCCCCGGCGCGCGCATCGGGCGGTTCACGGTGCTCGCCAAGGCCGGACAGGGCGGGATGGGCGTCGTCTATTCGGCCTACGACGCGGAGCTCGACCGCCGCGTCGCCCTCAAGCTCATCGCGCCGGGGGGGTTCGATCCCGAGGATCGGGCCCGCCTCGTGCGCGAGGCGCAGGTGATGGCCAGGCTCTCGCACCCGAACGTCGTCCCCATCTACGAGATCGGCGAGCACGAGCGGGGCGTGTTCGTGGCGATGGAGTTCGTCGACGGCCGGACGCTCCGCGACCTGCGCGGCGAGCAACCCCGCGCGTGGGAGGCCGCGCTCGCCGCGGGGATCCAGGCCGGCCGCGGCCTCGCGGCGGCGCACCAGGAGGGGCTCGTCCACCGCGACGTCAAGCCGGACAACATCCTGATCGGCAAGGACGGCCGGGCGCGCATCGCCGATTTCGGGCTCGCGCGCCTCCATGTCGAGGAGGACCGGCCCCTCTCCGGCGGGGGCTCCGGCGCCGAGATCCCCGGGGAGGACGCGCTCCGCGCGCAGCTCACGGCCGGGAGCGCGTTCATGGGGACGCCCGCGTACATGGCCCCCGAGCAGGCCGAGCGGAGGCCGGCGACGGCGAGGAGCGATCAATGGAGCTTCTGCGCGACGCTCTACGAGGCGCTCTACGGGGAGCCGCCGTTCGAGGGGGAGGACGTCCGAGCGCGGCTCGACGGGGCGCGGCGCGATCTCCTGAGGCCGGCGCCGGCCGGCTCGAAGGTACCGGCGCGGGTCCGGGGCGCGCTCGCGCGCGGGCTCCGCGCCCGGCCCGAGGAGCGGTGGCCGAGGCTCGACGATCTGCTGAGCGTCCTCGCCGATGAGCTGGCGAGGAGCTCCGAGTTCGATCTCACGGTCTCCAGGCGCGAGCGCATCCGCTTCGGCCTCCTGATCGGCGCCCTCGGCGTCGTGATGGCGACGGTGGGCATCGGCCGCGTCGTCCCGGTGGTCCGCCCCGTGGACCTGTTCGCGATGGGCTGCGTCACGGCGCTCGCGGGGCTCACGCTGCTCCGGGTGTTCCGCCGCCCTCTCTCGAAGAGCGCGGTGAACCGGCGGATCGGCCACGTGGTGAAGGTGCTGCTCGTCGCGATGCTCCTTCACCGGGCGCTCGCAGTGATCACGGACGAGCCCGTGGAGCGCGCGCTCGCGACGAACCTGCTCCTCTTCGCGACCGTCCACGCGACGGCCGCGCCGAGCCTGCCGAGGGCGAGCTGGATAGCCGCCGCCCTCTGCGCGGCGTGCTCGGCGGCCGCCGCGGTCTTCCCGGAGCACGCCGCCGCGATCTACGTCACGGGCGTGCTGGGCTCGCTGACGCTCGCCATCGTGGTGTGGCACCGCGAGTAG
- a CDS encoding DUF3237 family protein gives MSPPLVPLMTLEVAVDPPVTVNPSSPGRRFIPIVGGTVAGGLEGRVLPGGDWQTIWADGRMDISAHYILDIAGHGTVEIVSEGVRAGPPEVLAALGRGEAVDPGLYYFRTAIRMRTSAPGLLRLNAVLALSVGERLADRVRLTVYEIG, from the coding sequence GTGAGCCCTCCCCTCGTCCCCCTGATGACGCTCGAGGTGGCGGTGGACCCGCCGGTCACCGTTAATCCGAGCTCGCCCGGCCGGCGCTTCATCCCGATCGTCGGCGGCACGGTGGCCGGCGGCCTCGAGGGGCGTGTGCTGCCGGGCGGCGACTGGCAGACGATCTGGGCCGACGGGCGGATGGACATCTCCGCCCATTACATCCTCGACATCGCCGGCCATGGGACGGTGGAGATCGTCTCCGAGGGCGTCCGCGCCGGGCCGCCGGAGGTGCTGGCGGCGCTCGGGCGCGGCGAGGCGGTGGACCCCGGGCTCTACTACTTCCGCACCGCCATCCGTATGCGCACCTCGGCGCCAGGGCTTCTGCGGCTGAACGCCGTGCTGGCCCTGTCCGTGGGCGAGCGGCTGGCCGACCGGGTGCGGCTGACGGTGTACGAGATCGGCTAG
- a CDS encoding sialidase family protein: MSASASVCSTERPAQGGRMRSLRANIVYIAPLFAALTALSACSQGPELDMAPLAEGHDRALGSVVKSGVALSTRAAGLGAPATLEDRARATIAERPMALWSEYAPPIRTIGENVQVNDPALDKIYKFRTNPPTRPFVLVTQSETSIAAHDHNIVVAYNTSAGVTPVLVDNTIVPKTFFGSGFSTSNDGGVTWKSGFIPPLPGSTTTLGDPVVREDRRGVFHFAGLTADAEGRLGVQANRSTDGGRTWSEAVLVAQDDGADKSWLAVGPDPVRRRRDNLYVTWTSYQPPEAPVRTELRFARSTDGGETWTSKVVFAPEANPDPTLPQNAIQFTNPVVDRHDGTLYLPFLQYSGSDADFIRMLVSRDAGETFEFVEFNLAGAPDPTLLPVVQPGELIDCGNVGGPRLAITDGPRRRGRFGLPTYVHASRLIVQPTLAVRRGIVYLAWSASTSEIFGEAGSGSNVFLIRSDDRGRTWTSPIPVTSGAGENIHHVLPAVTIGKRRSDVHIVYYTQNRDRSVDVEMASSFEYGESFGEGDRQQVTDTSFRLSPTNIPLDVPVGANYPTTNFDRVVAPCYNLGEYLDVTSERQRLYSAWGDLRNLITEPRSPADPIAGQTHSQADVFFQAFKAR; encoded by the coding sequence ATGAGCGCGAGCGCGAGCGTGTGCTCGACGGAGCGCCCAGCCCAAGGAGGTAGGATGCGTTCCTTACGAGCGAACATCGTTTATATTGCACCACTCTTCGCTGCCCTGACCGCGCTTTCGGCGTGCTCGCAAGGACCGGAGCTCGACATGGCGCCGCTCGCCGAGGGCCACGATCGCGCGCTCGGGAGCGTGGTGAAGAGCGGAGTCGCGCTGTCGACTCGCGCCGCGGGCCTCGGCGCGCCCGCGACGCTCGAAGACCGCGCGCGGGCGACGATCGCCGAGCGACCGATGGCCCTCTGGTCGGAATACGCGCCGCCGATCCGGACGATCGGAGAGAACGTTCAGGTCAACGATCCGGCGCTCGACAAGATTTATAAGTTTCGCACCAACCCGCCGACACGCCCCTTCGTCCTGGTGACCCAGAGCGAGACCTCGATCGCCGCGCATGACCACAACATCGTTGTTGCCTACAACACGTCCGCCGGCGTGACGCCTGTTCTGGTCGACAACACCATCGTGCCCAAAACTTTTTTTGGCTCCGGCTTCTCGACCTCGAACGACGGCGGCGTGACCTGGAAGAGCGGCTTCATTCCTCCGCTGCCCGGGAGCACGACCACGCTCGGTGATCCTGTCGTGCGCGAGGATCGCCGTGGGGTCTTCCATTTCGCCGGGCTCACCGCGGACGCGGAGGGCCGGCTGGGTGTGCAGGCCAACAGGTCGACCGACGGCGGCCGAACATGGAGCGAGGCGGTGCTCGTGGCCCAGGACGACGGCGCCGACAAGAGCTGGCTGGCCGTGGGCCCCGACCCGGTGCGCCGGCGCCGGGACAACCTCTACGTGACCTGGACCAGCTACCAGCCCCCGGAGGCGCCCGTCCGGACCGAGCTCCGTTTCGCGCGCTCGACCGACGGCGGTGAGACCTGGACATCCAAGGTCGTCTTCGCCCCCGAAGCGAACCCGGATCCCACGCTGCCGCAGAACGCGATCCAGTTCACGAACCCCGTCGTGGATCGCCACGACGGCACGCTCTACCTGCCATTCCTTCAGTACAGCGGTTCGGACGCCGATTTCATCCGGATGCTGGTGTCCCGTGACGCCGGCGAGACGTTCGAGTTTGTGGAGTTCAATCTCGCGGGAGCCCCGGACCCGACCCTCCTGCCCGTGGTTCAGCCCGGCGAGCTCATCGATTGCGGCAACGTCGGCGGTCCACGCCTGGCCATCACCGACGGGCCGCGCCGCAGGGGGCGATTCGGTCTGCCCACCTACGTGCACGCCTCGCGCCTCATCGTTCAGCCGACGCTCGCGGTGCGCCGCGGTATCGTTTACCTGGCCTGGTCGGCCTCCACCAGCGAGATCTTCGGCGAAGCGGGATCGGGCTCGAACGTCTTCCTCATTCGCTCGGATGACCGCGGGCGGACGTGGACGTCGCCGATCCCCGTCACCTCCGGGGCCGGGGAGAACATCCATCACGTGCTCCCGGCCGTGACCATCGGCAAGCGCCGGAGCGACGTGCACATCGTTTACTATACGCAGAACCGCGACAGGTCCGTTGACGTGGAGATGGCGAGCTCGTTCGAATACGGGGAATCCTTCGGCGAGGGCGACAGGCAACAGGTGACGGACACCTCCTTCCGCCTCTCGCCGACGAACATCCCGCTGGACGTGCCTGTCGGTGCCAACTACCCGACGACGAACTTCGATCGGGTCGTCGCGCCCTGTTACAACCTCGGCGAGTATCTCGACGTCACGTCGGAGCGGCAGAGGCTCTATTCGGCCTGGGGAGACCTGCGCAATCTCATCACGGAGCCCAGGAGCCCCGCGGACCCGATCGCGGGTCAGACGCACTCGCAGGCGGACGTCTTCTTCCAGGCCTTCAAGGCGCGCTGA
- a CDS encoding ECF-type sigma factor: MNASDRRAPGPSAGEAITGLLHAAQEGQKDAADALLRAVYAELKTIALARVRHLRAGQTLGPTALVHEAYEKLFRDGEARFQSRAHFFGAASQAMRDLLVDYARHKAARKRGGDRERAPEEDIHELPLALDLPVEDLLALDEALRKMSQEHPRKAEIVMLRYFAGLTEDEIAELSGVTTRTVERDWRFAKAWLYRALHGGDEPAP, translated from the coding sequence ATGAACGCGAGCGATCGACGCGCCCCCGGACCGAGCGCCGGCGAGGCCATCACGGGCCTCCTGCACGCCGCCCAGGAGGGCCAGAAGGACGCCGCAGACGCCCTCCTCCGCGCCGTCTATGCCGAGCTCAAGACGATCGCGCTGGCCCGCGTCCGCCACCTCCGCGCCGGGCAGACCCTCGGCCCCACCGCGCTCGTCCACGAGGCGTACGAGAAGCTCTTCCGGGACGGCGAGGCCCGCTTCCAGAGCCGCGCTCATTTCTTCGGCGCCGCCTCCCAGGCCATGCGCGACCTCCTCGTCGACTACGCGCGCCACAAGGCCGCCCGGAAGCGGGGCGGAGACCGGGAGCGCGCCCCCGAGGAGGACATCCACGAGCTGCCGCTCGCGCTCGATCTCCCCGTCGAGGACCTCCTCGCCCTCGACGAGGCCCTGCGCAAGATGAGCCAGGAGCACCCGCGCAAGGCCGAGATCGTGATGCTGCGCTACTTCGCGGGCCTGACCGAGGACGAGATCGCCGAGCTCTCGGGCGTGACGACGCGCACGGTCGAGCGCGACTGGCGCTTCGCGAAGGCGTGGCTCTACCGGGCGCTCCACGGCGGCGATGAGCCCGCCCCTTGA
- a CDS encoding 4-hydroxyphenylpyruvate dioxygenase family protein, translated as MAKVESIGIKRVEALHYYVRDLERSRKFYTEKLDFQEIAASSPELTAAAAQQSVVFQAGECVVVCSQPAGEGGRAWRYLRKHPDGVGTVIFEVEDIDRAFRLLDGRGGTPIDEIHRATDEGGAFASFSITTPFGDTTFRFVERRGYRALFPGCVAYDAPRGGENRFGITRFDHITSNFQTMAPALLWMEQVLGLEPFWKIAFHTNDVAKDADHGSGLRSAVMWDPASGVKFANNEPYRPYFKSSQINVFNEEHRGDGVQHVALAVEDILAAVRAMRGRGVEFMPTPAAYYDMLPERLRELGIGQIDEDAAALRELEVLVDGDGARSYLLQIFLKESSGTHRDPDAGPFFFELIQRKGDRGFGAGNFRALFESIERQQRADGSG; from the coding sequence ATGGCCAAGGTGGAGTCGATCGGCATCAAGCGGGTAGAGGCGCTGCACTACTACGTGCGCGACCTGGAGCGGAGCCGCAAGTTTTACACGGAGAAGCTCGATTTTCAGGAGATCGCCGCGAGCTCGCCGGAGCTCACGGCGGCGGCGGCGCAGCAGTCGGTCGTCTTCCAGGCCGGCGAGTGCGTCGTCGTGTGCTCGCAGCCCGCCGGCGAGGGCGGGCGGGCGTGGCGCTACCTGCGCAAGCACCCGGACGGCGTGGGCACGGTCATCTTCGAGGTCGAGGACATCGACCGCGCCTTCCGGCTGCTCGACGGCCGCGGGGGCACGCCGATCGACGAGATCCACAGAGCGACGGACGAGGGCGGCGCGTTCGCGTCGTTCTCGATCACGACGCCGTTCGGCGACACCACCTTTCGCTTCGTGGAGCGGCGCGGATATCGGGCGCTGTTCCCCGGCTGCGTGGCCTACGACGCGCCGCGCGGCGGCGAGAACCGGTTCGGGATCACCCGGTTCGATCACATCACCTCGAACTTCCAGACGATGGCGCCCGCCCTGCTCTGGATGGAGCAGGTGCTCGGGCTCGAGCCGTTCTGGAAGATCGCGTTCCACACGAACGACGTTGCGAAGGACGCGGACCACGGCTCGGGCCTGCGCTCGGCCGTGATGTGGGATCCGGCCTCGGGCGTGAAGTTCGCGAACAACGAGCCTTACCGGCCCTACTTCAAGAGCTCGCAGATCAACGTCTTCAATGAGGAGCACCGCGGCGACGGGGTGCAGCACGTGGCGCTCGCCGTGGAGGACATCCTCGCCGCCGTGCGCGCGATGCGCGGGCGGGGTGTGGAGTTCATGCCGACCCCGGCCGCCTATTACGACATGCTGCCCGAGCGCTTGCGGGAGCTCGGCATCGGGCAGATCGACGAGGACGCGGCGGCGCTGCGGGAGCTCGAGGTGCTCGTCGACGGTGACGGCGCGCGGTCGTACCTCCTCCAGATCTTTCTGAAGGAGTCGTCAGGCACGCACCGCGATCCCGACGCGGGGCCGTTCTTCTTCGAGCTCATCCAGCGCAAGGGGGACCGCGGCTTCGGCGCCGGCAATTTCCGGGCGCTGTTCGAGAGCATCGAGCGGCAGCAAAGAGCGGACGGGAGCGGCTGA
- a CDS encoding fumarylacetoacetate hydrolase family protein, producing the protein MKLASLRGPGRDGTLVVVRRDGLAYAPAGAAFPTLQAALDDWERAEPALRRIADDIERGGAAVTPLAVEALAAPLPRAYEWIDGSAYIHHIVLVRKARGAEPPETLTTDPLVYQGGSGVLLGPTDDIVLRDEAWGLDFEAEVCVVLGDTPQGTRREEAHRHVRLFLLANDVTLRNLVPAELAKGFGFFCSKPATAFSPFAITPDELDGAFDDGRVHLRLRSTYNGALIGDPEAGPEMHFSFFELIEHVTRTRSLTAGTLLGSGTVSNRDPARGVSCLAEKRMLEILSDGAARTPFMKPGDTIMIEMLNRAGESLFGRIAQRVVSG; encoded by the coding sequence ATGAAGCTCGCCTCTCTCCGCGGCCCCGGCCGTGACGGCACGCTCGTCGTCGTCCGCCGCGACGGCCTCGCCTACGCGCCCGCCGGCGCGGCCTTCCCCACGCTCCAGGCCGCGCTGGACGACTGGGAGCGCGCCGAGCCCGCGCTCCGCCGCATCGCCGACGATATCGAGCGCGGCGGCGCGGCGGTGACCCCGCTCGCCGTGGAAGCGCTCGCCGCGCCGCTTCCGCGCGCCTACGAGTGGATCGACGGCTCGGCGTACATCCACCACATCGTGCTCGTGCGCAAGGCGCGCGGCGCCGAGCCCCCCGAGACGCTGACGACCGATCCGCTTGTGTACCAGGGCGGCTCCGGCGTCCTCCTCGGCCCGACCGACGACATCGTCCTGCGCGACGAGGCGTGGGGCCTGGATTTCGAGGCCGAGGTTTGCGTCGTCCTCGGCGACACGCCGCAGGGCACGCGCCGCGAAGAGGCCCACCGGCACGTCCGCCTGTTCCTGCTGGCCAACGACGTGACGCTGCGCAACCTCGTGCCCGCCGAGCTCGCGAAGGGGTTCGGGTTCTTCTGCTCCAAGCCCGCCACCGCGTTCTCGCCGTTCGCGATCACGCCCGACGAGCTCGACGGCGCGTTCGACGATGGGCGCGTCCACCTGCGGCTCCGCTCGACCTACAACGGCGCGCTCATCGGCGATCCCGAGGCCGGCCCGGAGATGCATTTCTCGTTCTTCGAGCTCATCGAGCATGTCACCAGGACCCGCAGCCTCACGGCGGGGACCCTCCTCGGCAGCGGCACCGTCTCGAACCGGGATCCGGCGCGCGGCGTGTCGTGCCTCGCCGAGAAGCGCATGCTCGAGATCCTGTCGGACGGGGCGGCCAGGACGCCGTTCATGAAGCCAGGAGACACGATCATGATCGAGATGCTGAATCGCGCGGGAGAGAGCCTGTTCGGGCGCATCGCGCAGCGGGTGGTATCCGGATGA